ATTATTATTTAAAAAATAATATTTTTTTTGTATTCATATAAGATTTATTTTTACAGATTATTCGGATTAAATAGTGTTCGTCCATAAAGTCGAAAGTTTGGTTCAGAATGTCCGAGTTCGAGGCTTTCGAGGTTTTGCAAATTAGGAGTATACTGGAGTATTCGACTGATTTGCAAAACGAGAGTAACGAAGAAATCGGACATTATGGACAAACTCTAAATATATGATTTCGGCATCAATAGTAATAATTACATTAAATGAAGAGCGGAATATTGAACGCTGTCTCAATTCTGTTAAAGATATTTCCGATGATATTATTGTTGTTGATTCGTATTCTAACGACAAAACAAAAGAAATCTGCAAAAAATATGATGTAAATTTTATAGAATATGACTGGAAAGGATATTCCGAAACCAAAAATTACGGAAATAGCATTGCAAAATATGATTGGATACTTTCAATAGATGCAGATGAAGTTGTTTCAGAGAAATTAAAAAAATCTCTTTTAAATGTTGATTTAAATTCGGGTTTTGACGGATTTTATCTTAAACGTTTAAACAATTATTGTGGTAAATGGATTAAACATTCTGGTTGGTATCCCGATAGAAAAATAAGATTGTGGAATAAAAATAAAGCAAAATGGGAAGGCGAAGTTCATGAAAAAATAGTTTTAGAAAAACAATCTGAAATCGGCTGCCTGAAAGGAAATTTATTGCATTATTCCTACTATACAATAAAAGAACATATAAAAAGAATAGAAAAATATTCCGATATGTCTGCACAGGAATATTTCAAAAAAGGTAAAAAATCAAATATTTTTAAAATTTACGTTGCTCCTGTTTTTAAATTTATTTTGAATTATTTTATAAGATTGGGGTTCTTGGATGGATATTACGGTTTCATAATTTGTAAATTAACGGCGTACACTACCTTTCTTAAATATTATAAATTAAAAAAAATATCGAACATCGAACACTGAATATCGAATGTTGAAGTTTTCAATTTTTTGTTTTTTTGCTTTCTCGCACAAACAATAAAATTCCGAAACTTTAAACTTTAGACATTAAACTTTAAACTATTTTAACATCGAACACTGAATGTCGAAGTAGTTGGCGTTTTCTTGCAGCAACTAACTAAAACCTGATTTTTTATAGAAGTGTCAAACAAGCTGCCAAAGCTCCAAAAATTACAGTAATAAATTTTTGAATGTTATACTGGTGGTTTTCGCTTGTTTCGAAAAGTATCGATGTGGATACATGAAGAAAAACTCCCACAACTAATGCCATTATGTAACTAAAATACTGAGAT
The genomic region above belongs to Bacteroidales bacterium and contains:
- a CDS encoding glycosyltransferase family 2 protein — translated: MISASIVIITLNEERNIERCLNSVKDISDDIIVVDSYSNDKTKEICKKYDVNFIEYDWKGYSETKNYGNSIAKYDWILSIDADEVVSEKLKKSLLNVDLNSGFDGFYLKRLNNYCGKWIKHSGWYPDRKIRLWNKNKAKWEGEVHEKIVLEKQSEIGCLKGNLLHYSYYTIKEHIKRIEKYSDMSAQEYFKKGKKSNIFKIYVAPVFKFILNYFIRLGFLDGYYGFIICKLTAYTTFLKYYKLKKISNIEH